From one Plectropomus leopardus isolate mb chromosome 8, YSFRI_Pleo_2.0, whole genome shotgun sequence genomic stretch:
- the slmapb gene encoding sarcolemma associated protein b isoform X1 produces the protein MDEKELSDSLNNVSHIKDDLTRSNMGSSGDSEKVIQHLKDELREAQELANTEKHKCMELQGILQEERKDNKKQADESAKQIKHLQGQLRQLQDETHILREQIDVSSGSHDELQSARDEVKALKRALEAATTERDRDVAVIQNNLATVSKDLDKWRQTANKYEREIENLQRDLQQQSKQWQKTAEIQASELQSMQVECNGLQKECSVLRSEKQDTLNKHQKEKSSLQSECASLRAEKEELLKTHQKEKSNLQSECAALRSEKEVVLQRQQQLEKDLASSRAQNAELSSSLKALERSQQELEKRLAALQLQHQQDSTKLQTQLDEADSRSKALQREYEEVQTELSDLKEKYEKTEQEKQMLTGDFEECKAQLKELQDKGTKTSLLLPVQAIVIGLILALLYWCFGALW, from the exons ATGGATGAGAAAGAGCTGAGTGATTCTCTGAATAACGTGTCTCACATTAAAG ATGATCTGACCAGGTCAAACATGGGGTCTTCTGGTGACTCAGAGAAAGTCATCCAGCACTTGAAAGATGAGCTTCGAGAAGCCCAGGAGCTAGCCAATACTGAGAAACACAAATGCATGGAGCTACAAG GCATCCTGCAGGAAGAGcgaaaagacaataaaaaacaagctGATGAATCtgcaaaacagataaaacatcTTCAAG GCCAGCTGAGGCAGCTCCAAGACGAAACACACATTCTCAGGGAGCAGATAGATGTCTCCTCTGGTTCACACGACGAGTTACAGAGTGCACGTGACGAGGTGAAGGCGCTGAAACGTGCCTTAGAGGCAGCCACTACCGAGCGGGACCGTGACGTCGCTGTTATCCAGAACAACCTGGCAACCGTCTCAAAGGATCTGGACAAATGGCGTCAGACTGCCAACAAATATGAGCGTGAGATCGAGAACCTGCAGCGTGACCTTCAACAACAGAGCAAGCAGTGGCAGAAGACTGCAGAGATACAAG CCAGTGAGCTGCAGTCCATGCAGGTGGAGTGTAACGGGCTTCAGAAGGAGTGCTCTGTCCTGCGATCTGAAAAACAAGACACTTTGAATAAGCACCAGAAGGAAAAGAGCAGCCTGCAAAGTGAGTGTGCCTCCCTCAGGGCCGAGAAGGAGGAACTCCTCAAGACTCACCAGAAAGAGAAGAGCAACCTGCAGAGTGAATGTGCAGCTCTGCGCTCTGAGAAAGAGGTTgtgctgcagagacagcagcagctggaaaaGGACCTTGCCAG TTCGCGTGCCCAGAATGCCGAGCTGAGCAGCAGCCTCAAAGCCCTGGAGAGATCCCAGCAGGAGTTGGAGAAGAGGCTGGCGGCTCTGCAGCTCCAGCACCAGCAGGATAGCACCAAGCTGCAAACCCAGCTGGATGAAGCAGACAGCCGCAGCAAGGCTCTGCAGAGAGAG TATGAGGAGGTCCAGACAGAACTATCAGACCTGAAGGAAAAATATGAGAAGACTGAGCAGGAAAAACAGATGCTTACAGGGGATTTTGAGGAGTGCAAAGCCCAGCTGAAGGAATTACAGGACAAAGGGACAAAG ACATCCCTATTGCTGCCTGTTCAAGCCATAGTCATCGGCCTTATCCTGGCTTTGCTGTATTGGTGCTTCGGCGCATTGTGGTAG
- the slmapb gene encoding sarcolemma associated protein b isoform X2, translated as MDEKELSDSLNNVSHIKDDLTRSNMGSSGDSEKVIQHLKDELREAQELANTEKHKCMELQGILQEERKDNKKQADESAKQIKHLQGQLRQLQDETHILREQIDVSSGSHDELQSARDEVKALKRALEAATTERDRDVAVIQNNLATVSKDLDKWRQTANKYEREIENLQRDLQQQSKQWQKTAEIQASELQSMQVECNGLQKECSVLRSEKQDTLNKHQKEKSSLQSECASLRAEKEELLKTHQKEKSNLQSECAALRSEKEVVLQRQQQLEKDLASSRAQNAELSSSLKALERSQQELEKRLAALQLQHQQDSTKLQTQLDEADSRSKALQREYEEVQTELSDLKEKYEKTEQEKQMLTGDFEECKAQLKELQDKGTKKLWMIWGPVAAVALTAVTAAVLLRT; from the exons ATGGATGAGAAAGAGCTGAGTGATTCTCTGAATAACGTGTCTCACATTAAAG ATGATCTGACCAGGTCAAACATGGGGTCTTCTGGTGACTCAGAGAAAGTCATCCAGCACTTGAAAGATGAGCTTCGAGAAGCCCAGGAGCTAGCCAATACTGAGAAACACAAATGCATGGAGCTACAAG GCATCCTGCAGGAAGAGcgaaaagacaataaaaaacaagctGATGAATCtgcaaaacagataaaacatcTTCAAG GCCAGCTGAGGCAGCTCCAAGACGAAACACACATTCTCAGGGAGCAGATAGATGTCTCCTCTGGTTCACACGACGAGTTACAGAGTGCACGTGACGAGGTGAAGGCGCTGAAACGTGCCTTAGAGGCAGCCACTACCGAGCGGGACCGTGACGTCGCTGTTATCCAGAACAACCTGGCAACCGTCTCAAAGGATCTGGACAAATGGCGTCAGACTGCCAACAAATATGAGCGTGAGATCGAGAACCTGCAGCGTGACCTTCAACAACAGAGCAAGCAGTGGCAGAAGACTGCAGAGATACAAG CCAGTGAGCTGCAGTCCATGCAGGTGGAGTGTAACGGGCTTCAGAAGGAGTGCTCTGTCCTGCGATCTGAAAAACAAGACACTTTGAATAAGCACCAGAAGGAAAAGAGCAGCCTGCAAAGTGAGTGTGCCTCCCTCAGGGCCGAGAAGGAGGAACTCCTCAAGACTCACCAGAAAGAGAAGAGCAACCTGCAGAGTGAATGTGCAGCTCTGCGCTCTGAGAAAGAGGTTgtgctgcagagacagcagcagctggaaaaGGACCTTGCCAG TTCGCGTGCCCAGAATGCCGAGCTGAGCAGCAGCCTCAAAGCCCTGGAGAGATCCCAGCAGGAGTTGGAGAAGAGGCTGGCGGCTCTGCAGCTCCAGCACCAGCAGGATAGCACCAAGCTGCAAACCCAGCTGGATGAAGCAGACAGCCGCAGCAAGGCTCTGCAGAGAGAG TATGAGGAGGTCCAGACAGAACTATCAGACCTGAAGGAAAAATATGAGAAGACTGAGCAGGAAAAACAGATGCTTACAGGGGATTTTGAGGAGTGCAAAGCCCAGCTGAAGGAATTACAGGACAAAGGGACAAAG AAACTGTGGATGATCTGGGGGCCTGTGGCTGCTGTGGCTCTAACAGCTGTGACGGCTGCCGTGCTCTTGAGGACCTGA